AAGTCGGCCAGCGGCCCGCCGATCGTATGGCCGATCGCCGATCCGAAGAAGAGTGCTCCACCCATCTGCAACCCGGCCTGACTGGCAGGCATACCATGGGTGCGCTCAACAAAGGCGGGCGCCCAACTGATGAAGCCCATGGTCAGCAAGGCGTTGAGCGAAGCGGCCAGGATCAGCGGCGGCAAGGTCCGGATCGCAAGCAGTTCGCGCGCAGTCTGGAGAAAGGAAACAGGCGGCCCCTTCTCCAACGGCGCACCGTCAGCGAGTCCGGGCCGGGTGTCGCGCAGCGTAAGCCACACGATCGGCGCCAGAACGAACCCCGGAATGCTCGCGAAGATCAGCGTGTTGCGCCAGCCATATTCCTGAACCGCCAGGCCACCTATGGCTGGCCCCAGAAAGGTGCCGAGCGAGGCGCCGAGAAGGAAAATGGACAGAGCCGTGGCGCGTTGCCGGATCGGAAAGAGATCGGCCACCCAGGCCTGTGACGGCGGAGTGAAACCTCCTTCGCCGAGGCCAATCCCCGCCCGCCCGATCAACAGCACCCAAAAGCTCTTGGCCGCGCCGCAGACGATGACCGCGATACTCCAGACGGTGGCGGCGATGGCGACGATCTTGCGCTTCGACCAGCGGTCGGCAAGGCGCGCCAGGGGGATGATCGCCAAGATGTAGACGATAGCGATAATCATGTCCTTGGCCATGCCGATCGCCGCGTCGGACAGGCCCAGTTCGCGGCGGATCGGTTCGACCATCACCACCATCAGATACCGTTCGCCCTGCACCGAAGCGGACAC
The window above is part of the Sphingobium sp. BYY-5 genome. Proteins encoded here:
- a CDS encoding MFS transporter, encoding MADCEPRSPVATDQLPGMAYRSWFLFIMVLVSASVQGERYLMVVMVEPIRRELGLSDAAIGMAKDMIIAIVYILAIIPLARLADRWSKRKIVAIAATVWSIAVIVCGAAKSFWVLLIGRAGIGLGEGGFTPPSQAWVADLFPIRQRATALSIFLLGASLGTFLGPAIGGLAVQEYGWRNTLIFASIPGFVLAPIVWLTLRDTRPGLADGAPLEKGPPVSFLQTARELLAIRTLPPLILAASLNALLTMGFISWAPAFVERTHGMPASQAGLQMGGALFFGSAIGHTIGGPLADFLGRRDMRWYIWMLMLSGALATGIGWMILTGPGDRVFPLYGLNMLIGGLSAAPLMAVVAGLVPSRSRATAIAILMVSIQVVGLGGGPVLVGWLSDLLRPVYGEQSLGMAMRWALLVGIPSTILAWIASRHCRADFKAAGGWDGPAPKPAMH